A DNA window from Vigna angularis cultivar LongXiaoDou No.4 chromosome 1, ASM1680809v1, whole genome shotgun sequence contains the following coding sequences:
- the LOC108337275 gene encoding 40S ribosomal protein S15a, producing the protein MVRVSVLNDALKSMYNAEKRGKRQVMIRPSSKVIIKFLLVMQKHGYIGEFEYVDDHRAGKIVVELNGRLNKCGVISPRFDVGVKDIEPWTARLLPSRQFGYIVLTTSAGIMDHEEARRKNVGGKVLGFFY; encoded by the exons ATGGTGAGGGTTAGTGTGTTGAACGATGCTCTCAAGAGCATGTACAATGCTGAGAAAAGGGGGAAGCGCCAAGTCATGATTAGGCCATCCTCCAAGGTCATTATCAAATTTCTTTTGGTGATGCAGAAGCACG GTTACATTGGAGAGTTTGAGTACGTTGATGACCACAGGGCTGGGAAAATCGTGGTGGAATTGAATGGTAGACTGAACAAATGTGGGGTTATTAGCCCCCGTTTTGATGTGGGTGTTAAAGATATAGAACCTTGGACTGCTAGGCTTCTCCCCTCAAGACAG TTTGGTTACATTGTATTGACTACCTCTGCTGGCATCATGGATCACGAAGAGGCTAGGAGAAAGAATGTTGGTGGTAAGGTCCTAGGTTTCTTCTACTAG
- the LOC108336415 gene encoding protein ELF4-LIKE 3 isoform X2, producing MEGDTFSGLGNGTQIDNKILQTFKKSFVQVQDILDQNRVLINEINQNHESKVPDNLSRNVGLIRELNNNIRRVVDLYADLSSSFTKSMEVSSEGDSSGAVKSDDLTLAKN from the exons atggaaGGAGACACATTCTCTGGTCTCGGCAACGGTACACAGATTGATAACAAGATCTTGCAAACGTTTAAGAAAAGCTTTGTTCAAGTCCAGGACATCTTGGATCAGAACCGGGTACTCATCAATGAGATAAACCAGAATCACGAGTCCAAGGTCCCTGACAATCTCAGCAGAAACGTTGGCCTTATTAGGGAGCTTAACAACAACATCAGAAGAGTGGTTGACCTTTATGCGGATCTTTCAAGCTCCTTTACCAAATCCATGGAGGTTTCTTCCGAAGGGGATTCCAGTGGTGCTGTGAAATCTGACG ATCTTACTTTAGCCAAGAACTGA
- the LOC108336415 gene encoding protein ELF4-LIKE 4 isoform X1, with protein sequence MEGDTFSGLGNGTQIDNKILQTFKKSFVQVQDILDQNRVLINEINQNHESKVPDNLSRNVGLIRELNNNIRRVVDLYADLSSSFTKSMEVSSEGDSSGAVKSDGKAGHKRHRPL encoded by the coding sequence atggaaGGAGACACATTCTCTGGTCTCGGCAACGGTACACAGATTGATAACAAGATCTTGCAAACGTTTAAGAAAAGCTTTGTTCAAGTCCAGGACATCTTGGATCAGAACCGGGTACTCATCAATGAGATAAACCAGAATCACGAGTCCAAGGTCCCTGACAATCTCAGCAGAAACGTTGGCCTTATTAGGGAGCTTAACAACAACATCAGAAGAGTGGTTGACCTTTATGCGGATCTTTCAAGCTCCTTTACCAAATCCATGGAGGTTTCTTCCGAAGGGGATTCCAGTGGTGCTGTGAAATCTGACGGTAAAGCTGGCCACAAGCGACACAGGCCTCTTTAG